The bacterium sequence TACAAGCGCGTTGCTGATGGCATTGTTTCGCTGTATCAACGCACTGGTCTTTTCCATGGTTATTCGTTTAATTCATGGAGCGATATGGTCATTTACGACGAAGGGTTCCTTCGCGATTGGCTAGAATCATCGCAGACGAGCCTCTATTACAGCCTGCAAGTCCTGCCT is a genomic window containing:
- a CDS encoding ribonucleotide reductase, which codes for YKRVADGIVSLYQRTGLFHGYSFNSWSDMVIYDEGFLRDWLESSQTSLYYSLQVLPDTQRKDDAYAALDDDFKSMFGLDEESEADGSSASCNLEAGFCAACAE